The Papaver somniferum cultivar HN1 chromosome 3, ASM357369v1, whole genome shotgun sequence genome includes a region encoding these proteins:
- the LOC113358131 gene encoding ubiquitin-conjugating enzyme E2 32-like yields MAEEKFNRKNPAVKRILQEVKEMQSNPSDDFMSLPLEENLFEWQFAIRGPADSEFEGGIYHGRIQLPSEYPFKPPSFMLLTPNGRFETQTKICLSISNHHPEHWQPSWSVRTALVALIAFMPTNPGGALGSLDYKKEERRVLAVKSREAAPKYGTPERQRLIDEIHEYMLSKATPVPQQNLEQNSVESSNNIESEEEVQMNPNNDIIADVAGAEIQQNPVVDGMIVEDVHEVQVNANAGPLNVRFSAGLSVSRRVAAGETSQHQVQGSEGTVPKPADDRFFTWAAIGLTIAIAVLLLKKFLKSSGHDFGSDGGL; encoded by the exons ATGGCGGAAGAGAAATTCAACCGTAAGAATCCAGCAGTGAAGAGAATCCTTCAAGAAGTTAAAGAAATGCAATCAAACCCCTCTGATGATTTCATGAGTCTCCCTCTTGAG GAAAATTTATTCGAATGGCAATTTGCTATAAGAGGACCAGCTGATTCGGAATTTGAAGGAGGAATTTATCATGGGAGAATTCAGTTACCTTCTGAATATCCATTTAAACCCCCTTCCTTTATGTTGTTAACACCAAATGGTCGATTTGAAACGCAAACTAAGATATGCTTAAGCATATCCAATCATCACCCTGAACATTGGCAACCATCATGGAGTG TTCGAACTGCATTGGTAGCACTAATTGCGTTCATGCCAACAAACCCAGGCGGTGCATTGGGTTCATTAGACTATAAGAAGGAAGAAAGGCGTGTCCTTGCCGTTAAATCGCGTGAAGCTGCCCCAAAATATGGGACTCCTGAACGACAAAGACTAATTGAcgag ATTCATGAATACATGCTTAGCAAGGCAACCCCGGTTCCCCAACAAAATCTTGAACAGAATTCAGTAGAGAGCTCGAATAACatagaaagtgaagaagaagttcAGATGAACCCCAACAATGACATAATAGCTGATGTTGCTGGTGCTGAAATTCAGCAAAACCCAGTAGTTGATGGCATGATTGTGGAAGATGTTCATGAGGTGCAGGTAAATGCTAATGCTGGCCCACTGAATGTCAGATTTAGTGCAGGATTAAGCGTATCTAGAAGGGTTGCTGCTGGAGAGACTTCCCAACATCAAGTGCAGGGGTCAGAAGGAACGGTTCCAAAACCTGCTGATGATCGGTTTTTTACTTGGGCTGCTATTGGTCTTACCATTGCTATAGCGGTTCTTTTGTTGAAGAAATTCTTGAAATCTAGCGGACATGATTTTGGATCAGATGGGGGGTTGTAG